The Cloacibacterium caeni region TCTTTAGTGGAAGAGAAATAAATTTCTTTTTTCTTTTCGTTAAAACCTAAAATTTCGTTCACCAACCAATCTCCTTTTGTAATTTGTTTTACCAAACCTTTGTCGGTGTTGTACCAAAACAAATGATTATAACCCGTTCTTTGACTTTGCCAAATAAAATCTTTATTAGAACCAGGTAAAAAGGTCAATGGATGCTGTGGTTCTACATATTTTTCATCTTTTTCTTCGAAGAGTGTTTTAACTAAATTTCCTGTTTCGGCATCATATTGATTCAGTTTCATGTGGTTTTGAGCTCTATTAAGAACCGCAACGAAAATAGATTTAGAATCAGGGCTCCAAGTTACGCTGGTTAAATATTGCTCTTTGTCGCCTTCGATGTTTAAGAATTTTTTGGTTTGAGTTTTTACATCAAAAATTCCGATGGAAACTTCGTGAGATTTATTTCCAGCCATAGGATATTTGATATTATGGTTTTCTGCAGGAGTTACGCTCCAATCGATGATTGGGTAGTCAGTAACCATGCTTTGATCCATTCTGTAAAATGCAATTTTTTGAAAATTTGGCGCTGCAAAAATACCTCCATCGATTCCGAATTCATTTCGGTGAACCGATTGTCCGTTGATGATATTTTCGTTTTGGTCATCTGTGATTTTCAAAGTCTTTCCATTAATATTTACAAATAAATTATTTTTAATGGTGTAAATAATCGTTTGATTATCAGGGAGAAGTTGAGCGTTTTCTGCCTCTTCAGGAATAGATGCGAATTCTGTTTTTTGCCAAGAATTTCCCGTTTTTTGAAGCCAAAAATATTTTCCTTTTTGGGAGAAATAAGCTTTAGAATTGTTCAAAAATTTCAGTGGAGAAAAGGCTTTCAGTTTTTGGTCAGCACTCAAATTTTGATTTACTTGATACAAAGAAACCAAAGTATCTGACTTGTTGGTCGCAATATCTGTGATGAGATAAGCATTTTTAACCATTTGAAGATAAGATTTGCCATCATTGCTGAAAGAAAAATCTCTGATGTTTTTCACGGCAAGATTGGTTCTAAGTCCTAAAACAGCGTCGTTCATGGTAAATTGCTGCGTTTGCGAAAAACCACAAACCGAAGCCAAAACCAATGTTCCTAATATTTTTTTAAAGTTCATAGATGTTGAAGAATTTATTGTAAAAATATGATTTATAAATTAAGAAAAATTATAAATGTTCTTTGTATAAAATCGTGAGATTATCTTTTTCTGATTTTTTGTTCCATTGATATTGATGCGTCCAATACGCGATTTTGGTGGATAAAATTCCTAATCCCGCTCCGAAAATCACATCACTCCAATAATGTTTGTCGTGAGTAATCCTCAAAACGCCCACTCCAGTTGCTACAGAATATGCAACATACGGAACCCAACGGTAATTTTCGCCATATTCCATAGAAAGCATTGTGGCGCCAGCAAAAACATTCGCAGTATGTCCACTCGGAAAACCAAATTTATTGCTTCCGTCTGGACGAGGTTTTTTAATGGCTTTTTTCAAAAGATAAGTGCTCCCAAAAACTATAATTTCAGATT contains the following coding sequences:
- a CDS encoding S9 family peptidase, which produces MNFKKILGTLVLASVCGFSQTQQFTMNDAVLGLRTNLAVKNIRDFSFSNDGKSYLQMVKNAYLITDIATNKSDTLVSLYQVNQNLSADQKLKAFSPLKFLNNSKAYFSQKGKYFWLQKTGNSWQKTEFASIPEEAENAQLLPDNQTIIYTIKNNLFVNINGKTLKITDDQNENIINGQSVHRNEFGIDGGIFAAPNFQKIAFYRMDQSMVTDYPIIDWSVTPAENHNIKYPMAGNKSHEVSIGIFDVKTQTKKFLNIEGDKEQYLTSVTWSPDSKSIFVAVLNRAQNHMKLNQYDAETGNLVKTLFEEKDEKYVEPQHPLTFLPGSNKDFIWQSQRTGYNHLFWYNTDKGLVKQITKGDWLVNEILGFNEKKKEIYFSSTKETPLEKHLYKVNWQTTKITRLDKDAGIHNGILSKDGTHLYDVFANASTPRIANIINTQSLQTKNILTAENPLKNFQRPEIQNITLKADDGTPLYGKLILPTDFDKTKKYPVIVYLYNGPHLQLVTNNFPASGNLWYEYMAQHGYIVFTMDGRGSSNRGIQFEQAVFRNLGETEMKDQLQGVEYLKSLPFVNAEKMGIHGWSFGGFMTTSFMLKYPEVFKAGVAGGPVIDWNMYEIMYTERYMDTPKENPEGYAKANLLDKVQNLKGKLLMIHGAQDDVVVWQHSVKFLKSAVDKGVQLDYFVYPGHPHNVSGKDRVHLMQKVTDYFDLYLK
- a CDS encoding phosphatase PAP2 family protein, with amino-acid sequence MKQVIFLFILATNLLFSQKKDSLVFSEQPKFTSKQLIIPATLMTAGTIVLTTENRDFSVTENKNFLAFGGYPEDYLQFAPHVSLYAFEWAGMKPKTDFWNRTAILTKSEIIVFGSTYLLKKAIKKPRPDGSNKFGFPSGHTANVFAGATMLSMEYGENYRWVPYVAYSVATGVGVLRITHDKHYWSDVIFGAGLGILSTKIAYWTHQYQWNKKSEKDNLTILYKEHL